A stretch of the Sphingobacterium thalpophilum genome encodes the following:
- a CDS encoding DUF3823 domain-containing protein → MKNIFFMLGVMLMAVMNSCENEIDNLEAPNGGLHGTVYDMETNTPIPLPVEGSGGVLVSLFEIGTNATASVDFRANADGSYTNNRVFNGKYRVVVNGPFIGVCEGYTTVNGQTQYDLKATPFSRIAASATISARNQVEIAFKVDKADESFTLTNVSVMWNYTPRVDENNANYVTKTAKGKIEEGTHVFELANDKQFVENFYKIKANGNKIYVRVSATVNGVVNYSDTIELIAND, encoded by the coding sequence ATGAAGAATATTTTTTTTATGCTCGGTGTTATGCTGATGGCTGTCATGAACAGTTGTGAAAATGAGATCGATAATCTGGAGGCTCCTAATGGTGGACTGCACGGTACCGTATATGATATGGAAACAAACACGCCTATTCCGCTGCCCGTGGAGGGATCGGGTGGCGTACTGGTTTCTTTATTTGAAATAGGGACAAATGCGACTGCTTCTGTCGATTTCAGAGCGAACGCAGACGGATCTTATACCAATAATAGAGTGTTTAACGGGAAGTATAGGGTGGTCGTAAATGGTCCTTTTATAGGGGTTTGTGAAGGCTATACCACGGTTAATGGGCAGACGCAGTACGATTTGAAAGCTACCCCTTTTTCCCGTATTGCAGCGTCGGCGACCATTTCCGCAAGAAACCAGGTCGAAATAGCATTTAAGGTTGATAAGGCGGATGAATCCTTTACGTTGACCAATGTATCTGTCATGTGGAACTATACACCGCGAGTAGATGAAAATAATGCTAATTATGTCACAAAGACCGCTAAAGGCAAGATAGAAGAAGGTACACATGTCTTTGAACTGGCCAATGACAAACAATTTGTCGAGAACTTCTACAAAATCAAGGCAAATGGCAACAAAATCTACGTCAGGGTAAGTGCGACGGTAAACGGTGTCGTGAATTATAGTGATACCATAGAATTGATAGCAAATGACTGA
- a CDS encoding endonuclease/exonuclease/phosphatase family protein has product MKKMVILGIIGLSLVSCSKNDTKVEEPPVTGISVKTMTYNIYSAQKKGIEAIAEVIKKNDPELVGLQEVEVNSANLNFDTGKRLSELTGMPYYYFVKARNLAQGEYGNLILSKFPLKETKTYLLDVLTSEANAYIRALGTVKVSKENKDFYFAVTHLDHLSDNANRLHQIDLIRQYTKDLALPVILSADLNAKPTEEAYKVLTKWFTSGCLNGYCGFTAGTPKPDGTIDYLMYAPADAAVTETYDVDYSSYSQSDHFPVVANFLIKNP; this is encoded by the coding sequence ATGAAAAAAATGGTAATATTAGGTATAATAGGCTTGTCATTGGTCTCATGTAGTAAAAATGATACCAAGGTGGAAGAGCCGCCTGTAACTGGCATATCTGTCAAAACAATGACATATAACATCTATTCGGCGCAAAAAAAGGGTATAGAGGCTATCGCCGAAGTAATTAAGAAAAATGACCCCGAACTGGTGGGGCTGCAGGAGGTGGAGGTAAACTCCGCCAATCTGAATTTTGATACTGGGAAGCGCCTTTCGGAACTCACTGGAATGCCATATTATTATTTTGTTAAGGCACGTAACTTGGCACAAGGTGAGTATGGAAATTTAATCCTGTCTAAATTTCCCCTCAAAGAGACGAAAACATATTTGCTGGATGTACTTACATCGGAAGCCAATGCATACATTAGGGCGCTCGGAACTGTCAAGGTAAGCAAAGAAAATAAGGACTTTTATTTCGCCGTAACCCATCTGGATCATTTGTCCGATAATGCAAATAGGCTCCATCAAATTGATCTGATCCGCCAATATACCAAAGATCTTGCATTGCCGGTCATTCTGTCCGCAGATTTAAATGCCAAACCTACGGAAGAAGCCTATAAAGTGCTGACCAAATGGTTTACATCTGGATGCCTCAATGGATATTGCGGTTTTACGGCTGGGACGCCTAAGCCTGATGGAACCATAGATTATCTGATGTATGCGCCAGCAGATGCAGCAGTGACAGAGACATATGATGTTGATTATAGTTCTTATTCGCAATCTGATCATTTTCCGGTCGTTGCAAACTTTTTGATCAAAAATCCATAA
- a CDS encoding IPT/TIG domain-containing protein, producing the protein MTIISFFKRSGARNLCFAALMAFSVGVVSCNKDQGSDMSYPDKTDGAQITQYTPISGGSATEISLYGSNFETDLTKIKVTINDKDAAVLSSNGRIITARIPQNAGSGKVKLTIGGKEYIYKQAFEYGYQTVVYTYLGSTKDDMDGDYAQAKLSGPRYLKWSKDNALYFVEEGASSRDNFAALRVASNNNVTTLLKASESTLFERLRSFDFSMDQSTLFLTNDNNANGSMGLGKMTRSSGKYNNLTALSAQGGLTAVATNPVTDEVFVGVYSGGKICRLKPDGSLEGLFGVNSKNVNIMDIIFSKDGQTMYISGAYNAHSVYRVPYDISTKSFGTVQVLAGPNANTTGNAEGNGESARFNTPAQMDLDNDGNLYVADRKNHCIRKITTNGTVTTYAGIAGTNGLQNGNASSAKFYEPEGLQFGPDGALYVADTWNHVIRKIVIE; encoded by the coding sequence ATGACAATAATTAGTTTTTTTAAACGGTCAGGTGCCAGAAACCTCTGCTTTGCGGCATTGATGGCATTCAGCGTGGGCGTTGTGAGCTGTAATAAAGATCAAGGCAGTGACATGTCTTACCCTGATAAAACTGATGGGGCTCAAATTACACAGTATACGCCGATCTCCGGAGGGTCCGCAACTGAGATATCGCTGTACGGAAGCAACTTTGAAACAGATCTGACAAAAATTAAGGTGACCATAAATGATAAGGACGCGGCGGTATTGAGTTCAAATGGACGTATCATTACGGCCCGCATTCCACAGAATGCCGGTTCTGGAAAAGTCAAATTGACCATTGGCGGGAAAGAATATATTTACAAACAGGCTTTTGAATATGGCTACCAGACTGTAGTCTATACGTACTTGGGAAGTACCAAGGACGATATGGATGGGGACTATGCCCAAGCCAAATTGTCGGGGCCACGATATTTGAAATGGAGCAAGGATAATGCGCTTTATTTTGTCGAAGAGGGGGCGAGCAGCCGAGATAACTTCGCAGCACTCCGTGTAGCATCAAATAACAATGTGACGACCTTACTCAAGGCTTCTGAAAGTACGCTGTTTGAACGCCTCCGGTCTTTTGACTTTTCAATGGATCAGAGTACATTGTTTCTTACTAATGACAATAACGCAAATGGCTCCATGGGCCTTGGCAAAATGACGAGATCTTCAGGTAAGTACAACAATTTGACAGCTTTGTCAGCTCAAGGGGGATTAACCGCTGTCGCAACTAACCCAGTGACAGATGAGGTATTCGTGGGAGTATATTCCGGGGGAAAGATATGTCGATTAAAACCCGACGGTAGTCTGGAGGGACTGTTTGGTGTCAATTCAAAAAATGTGAATATCATGGACATCATTTTCTCTAAGGATGGTCAAACCATGTATATTTCTGGCGCTTACAATGCACACAGTGTTTATCGTGTGCCTTATGACATAAGCACCAAGAGTTTTGGAACAGTACAGGTACTTGCTGGACCAAATGCCAATACAACGGGGAATGCGGAGGGAAATGGAGAATCTGCCCGATTTAATACACCTGCACAAATGGATCTGGATAACGATGGAAACTTATATGTTGCCGATCGTAAAAACCATTGTATTCGAAAAATTACGACCAACGGTACGGTAACTACTTATGCGGGTATTGCAGGTACAAATGGCCTGCAGAATGGAAATGCTTCATCAGCAAAATTTTATGAGCCCGAAGGCCTGCAATTTGGTCCTGACGGAGCATTATACGTCGCTGATACCTGGAATCACGTTATTCGAAAAATAGTTATAGAATAA
- a CDS encoding endonuclease/exonuclease/phosphatase family protein, with product MMIALSTARNLNLRLLLFVLIAALLVAVSANETSAQKLSGEVEIKTMTYNIYSARKMGIEAIAAVIRKVNPDVVSLQEVERNTDVNPMDFPKEIAALTGMKYYFFAHALTLKKGDYGNVILSKYPLLQTKSIHLGVANDGDDTRSFGYALLEKDGKQFYFATTHLGYKKDDATRLKQIAEILKEIKNLKQPIILGADLNSRPNSQTMPALQKWFTLPCQISNCEWTVPTPKPTYTCDWLIYAPHQAFKVKDYAVQFWADKESDHYPVVGTFNLK from the coding sequence ATGATGATAGCTTTATCTACAGCAAGAAATTTAAACTTGCGTCTCTTGCTGTTTGTTTTAATAGCCGCTCTTCTGGTGGCAGTTAGTGCTAACGAAACTTCTGCTCAAAAATTGAGCGGTGAAGTTGAGATCAAAACGATGACCTACAACATCTATAGTGCTCGAAAAATGGGTATTGAAGCTATTGCAGCGGTAATCAGAAAGGTCAACCCCGATGTGGTCTCTCTACAAGAAGTAGAACGCAATACCGATGTGAATCCGATGGATTTTCCAAAGGAAATAGCGGCGTTGACGGGAATGAAATATTATTTTTTTGCACATGCGCTTACCCTGAAGAAAGGGGACTATGGCAATGTTATCCTTTCAAAATATCCGCTTTTGCAAACAAAGTCCATTCATCTGGGGGTTGCTAATGATGGGGATGATACGCGATCTTTTGGATATGCGCTCTTGGAAAAGGATGGTAAACAGTTTTATTTCGCCACAACTCACCTGGGCTATAAAAAGGACGATGCCACCCGTTTAAAACAGATCGCTGAAATTTTGAAGGAAATTAAAAACTTAAAGCAGCCGATCATTTTAGGCGCTGACCTGAATTCACGGCCTAATTCGCAGACGATGCCAGCTTTGCAGAAATGGTTTACTTTACCTTGTCAAATCTCAAATTGTGAATGGACCGTACCGACTCCAAAACCGACATATACCTGTGACTGGTTAATATATGCACCTCACCAGGCTTTTAAAGTTAAGGACTACGCAGTTCAATTTTGGGCGGACAAAGAGTCAGACCACTATCCAGTTGTGGGAACATTTAATCTGAAATAG
- a CDS encoding endonuclease/exonuclease/phosphatase family protein has product MRKLIYGLQLALLSTCIFAACAKDLAKSSPADETLSLPTEVQSSATIAGSGGYVMMTFNIRQDAPDVGNRAWTVRRSLVKERILEHDCDVVGVQEALGNQMDNMASDLQGYSKVGTGREGNSSSEHSAIFYKNTKFNALESGTFWLAPGAPTTPTGPAWDAAYKRICTWIKLQDKQTAMTFYVFNTHFDHKGADAKVNSANLLLTYMQNKIGDLPAVLMGDLNANQNSAAYSVLNSPSWLEESWNIAGSKSPALRVTGNGWNISPSGDSQIDHIFVTGQWSVSSRLVDWYHKDPGEILPSDHFPVIARLKIDGVSIFKDAHYGGKGVFLPRGTYNLADLNARGIENDWASSARVPNGLTLTIYEHQNFLGINWVLTTDTPLFSQLTPSGNDKASSMKVQ; this is encoded by the coding sequence GTGAGAAAATTAATTTATGGACTGCAGCTGGCACTTCTGTCCACCTGCATCTTTGCAGCTTGTGCGAAAGATTTAGCAAAGTCATCACCGGCTGACGAAACGCTGTCCTTACCAACCGAAGTACAAAGTTCAGCAACAATAGCCGGAAGCGGGGGGTACGTCATGATGACTTTTAATATCCGGCAGGATGCGCCCGATGTGGGAAACCGTGCATGGACGGTCAGGCGATCTTTGGTCAAAGAAAGAATCTTGGAACATGACTGTGATGTAGTCGGGGTTCAGGAAGCTTTAGGAAATCAGATGGACAACATGGCCTCAGATCTACAAGGCTACAGCAAAGTGGGCACAGGACGAGAAGGAAATAGTTCTTCTGAGCACTCTGCCATATTTTATAAAAACACAAAATTTAATGCCTTGGAAAGCGGTACATTTTGGCTGGCGCCCGGAGCTCCCACAACCCCTACAGGGCCTGCCTGGGATGCTGCATACAAGCGCATTTGTACCTGGATAAAACTACAGGACAAACAGACGGCAATGACCTTTTATGTATTTAATACGCATTTTGATCATAAAGGTGCTGATGCTAAGGTTAATAGTGCGAATCTTTTGTTGACCTATATGCAAAACAAAATCGGCGATCTTCCGGCGGTACTGATGGGCGACCTAAATGCAAATCAAAATTCTGCCGCATATAGTGTGCTTAATAGTCCGTCATGGTTAGAAGAAAGCTGGAATATCGCTGGTTCTAAGTCGCCTGCATTACGTGTTACCGGTAATGGATGGAACATTAGCCCAAGCGGGGATAGTCAGATCGACCATATCTTTGTTACCGGTCAATGGTCAGTTTCCTCCAGGTTAGTCGATTGGTACCATAAAGATCCGGGAGAAATATTGCCATCTGATCATTTTCCTGTTATTGCCCGTTTAAAAATCGATGGAGTAAGTATTTTCAAAGATGCACACTATGGTGGTAAGGGAGTTTTCTTGCCGAGAGGGACTTATAACTTAGCTGATCTCAATGCCCGAGGCATTGAAAATGACTGGGCATCTTCGGCTAGAGTACCAAATGGGCTTACTTTGACGATCTATGAACACCAGAATTTCTTAGGGATCAACTGGGTGTTGACGACGGATACACCACTGTTTTCTCAATTAACACCATCGGGCAATGATAAGGCCTCTTCAATGAAAGTGCAATAA
- a CDS encoding LacI family DNA-binding transcriptional regulator, which yields MENKKISINDIAKHLNIAKSTVSLIINGKADERRISKELQTKVLDYVREVRFYPHHLAQSLATGRSNSIGLIVEDISDSFFGPIALMIENLAKTKGYRIMYSSTLGDTNTAIEIINFFRRSQLDGYIIAPTKGIENIVKEMVDEHIPIVLFDRDPVEGVDFVGTNNKEATIEACMHLYDRGFRQIGFVTLESTQSQMHERLSGYEQVMVKLAIDPKVAFIPFESKKAIKQQLIKDFLENNPELDAIIFATNYLCLAGLAAINNLTTNTKTDFGIVAFDDHEAFNLISPTITAVRQPLEELSNNIIKLLLKQIEKPTRDNASHVVLPSVIKTRKSSERKSFT from the coding sequence ATGGAAAATAAAAAGATCTCAATAAATGACATTGCGAAACACTTAAATATTGCAAAGTCAACCGTGTCATTGATCATTAACGGAAAAGCTGATGAGAGACGCATCAGTAAAGAATTACAGACTAAGGTATTAGATTATGTCAGAGAGGTTCGTTTTTATCCCCATCACTTAGCGCAAAGCCTTGCAACAGGACGGAGCAACAGTATCGGACTTATTGTTGAAGATATTTCTGACTCATTCTTTGGACCAATAGCACTTATGATCGAAAATCTAGCCAAAACGAAAGGTTATAGAATAATGTATAGTAGTACGCTCGGTGACACCAATACAGCCATTGAGATTATCAATTTTTTCAGACGGAGCCAATTAGATGGTTATATTATTGCGCCAACCAAAGGAATAGAAAATATAGTGAAAGAAATGGTCGATGAACATATCCCAATTGTTCTATTTGATCGGGATCCGGTCGAAGGGGTAGATTTCGTCGGAACGAACAACAAGGAAGCAACGATAGAAGCTTGTATGCATCTTTATGATAGGGGTTTTCGTCAGATTGGATTCGTTACACTCGAATCTACACAAAGCCAAATGCATGAGCGATTATCAGGTTATGAACAGGTTATGGTGAAATTAGCTATTGATCCTAAAGTGGCCTTTATACCGTTTGAATCAAAAAAAGCAATCAAACAGCAGCTTATTAAAGATTTTCTTGAGAACAATCCGGAACTGGATGCTATCATCTTTGCAACCAATTATCTTTGTCTAGCAGGATTGGCTGCAATAAATAACCTAACGACTAACACGAAAACGGATTTCGGAATTGTGGCCTTTGACGATCATGAGGCGTTTAACCTGATCTCTCCAACGATCACCGCCGTACGCCAGCCGTTGGAAGAACTAAGTAATAACATCATAAAATTATTGCTAAAGCAAATAGAAAAGCCAACAAGGGATAATGCTAGTCATGTGGTATTGCCCTCAGTGATAAAAACAAGAAAATCATCTGAAAGAAAAAGTTTTACATAG